From a single Nostoc edaphicum CCNP1411 genomic region:
- a CDS encoding NF041680 family putative transposase: protein MTLDKLKQFRTGIYTILGKAKDALFDLMDAVLVTRSVYSFAELSVSPVFRRKWSSTYEAIQDGEPPRTELMKLYIKQQSVREQIVLAGDHTAWARPDARTLRERTFEHQAHPMSGAKPVTIGQGYSTIAIIPETEGSWALPLLHERITSFENPIQKAAAQLKLVCENLPTRPISLWDAEYGCASFVKQTADIAADKLMRVRSNRLLYGAPPVYRGHGRPRIHGDKFKVNDSTTWWTPDQSLEINDSKMGQMCIRLWCNLHFQQSAKHSMNLIQIQRTDELGEAKTKPLWLVWVGVEMPALSQLWRLYFRRFAIDHWYRFAKQRLHWTLPNLSTPEQCERWSDLLPLMTWQLWLARDFVTDNPLPWQKPKPKLSPGRVAQAMGEIFAAIGTPAVPPKPRGKSPGWTEGQTRTRRIRYPTVKKSTAKQKKQVPQSA from the coding sequence ATGACATTAGATAAGCTTAAACAATTCCGCACAGGAATATACACCATCCTGGGCAAAGCCAAAGATGCTTTATTTGACCTGATGGATGCAGTGTTGGTAACACGTAGTGTTTATTCATTTGCAGAATTATCGGTAAGTCCAGTATTTAGAAGAAAGTGGTCTAGTACCTATGAAGCAATACAAGACGGTGAGCCACCCAGAACAGAATTAATGAAGTTGTATATAAAACAACAGTCAGTTAGAGAACAAATAGTCTTAGCAGGAGATCATACAGCTTGGGCAAGACCTGATGCGCGCACACTTCGAGAACGAACTTTTGAGCATCAAGCCCATCCAATGTCAGGGGCAAAACCAGTAACAATAGGACAAGGTTACAGCACCATAGCAATAATTCCAGAAACAGAAGGCAGTTGGGCATTACCGTTATTACATGAACGGATTACAAGTTTTGAAAACCCGATTCAAAAAGCTGCGGCACAACTAAAACTTGTTTGTGAAAATTTGCCAACACGTCCGATTAGCTTGTGGGATGCGGAATATGGCTGTGCAAGTTTTGTCAAACAAACTGCCGACATTGCCGCAGATAAATTAATGCGCGTGCGTTCTAATCGACTACTCTATGGTGCGCCGCCAGTTTATCGAGGTCATGGTCGTCCGAGGATTCATGGTGATAAGTTCAAGGTGAACGACTCAACTACATGGTGGACACCCGACCAAAGTTTAGAGATTAATGATTCCAAAATGGGGCAGATGTGCATCCGTCTGTGGTGTAATCTGCATTTTCAACAGTCTGCTAAACACTCAATGAATCTGATTCAAATCCAGCGAACTGATGAATTGGGGGAGGCGAAGACAAAACCTTTATGGTTAGTGTGGGTTGGAGTTGAAATGCCGGCTTTATCACAATTATGGCGACTTTACTTTCGCCGATTTGCGATTGACCATTGGTATAGATTTGCCAAGCAACGACTACATTGGACGCTTCCAAATCTCAGCACTCCTGAACAGTGTGAGCGATGGAGTGATCTTTTACCTCTGATGACTTGGCAATTATGGTTAGCACGCGATTTTGTCACCGACAACCCTTTACCCTGGCAAAAACCAAAACCCAAGCTGAGTCCCGGACGAGTAGCTCAAGCGATGGGAGAAATTTTCGCGGCAATTGGGACACCTGCTGTTCCTCCTAAACCTCGTGGAAAATCCCCTGGATGGACAGAAGGTCAAACTCGCACTCGTAGAATTCGTTATCCAACTGTCAAAAAAAGCACTGCAAAACAAAAAAAACAAGTGCCACAATCTGCTTAA
- a CDS encoding transposase, translating into MTLDKLKQFRTGIYTILGKAKDALFDLMDAVLVTRSVYSFAELSVSPVFRRKWSSTYEAIQDGEPPRTELMKLYIKQQSVREQIVLAGDHTAWARPDARTLRERTFEHQAHPMSGAKPVTIGQGYSTIAIIPETEGSWALPLLHERITSFENPIQKAAAQLKLVCENLPTRPISLWDAEYGCASFVKQTADIAADKLMRVRSNWSLD; encoded by the coding sequence ATGACATTAGATAAGCTTAAACAATTCCGCACAGGAATATACACCATCCTGGGCAAAGCCAAAGATGCTTTATTTGACCTGATGGATGCAGTGTTGGTAACACGTAGTGTTTATTCATTTGCAGAATTATCGGTAAGTCCAGTATTTAGAAGAAAGTGGTCTAGTACCTATGAAGCAATACAAGACGGTGAGCCACCCAGAACAGAATTAATGAAGTTGTATATAAAACAACAGTCAGTTAGAGAACAAATAGTCTTAGCAGGAGATCATACAGCTTGGGCAAGACCTGATGCGCGCACACTTCGAGAACGAACTTTTGAGCATCAAGCCCATCCAATGTCAGGGGCAAAACCAGTAACAATAGGACAAGGTTACAGCACCATAGCAATAATTCCAGAAACAGAAGGCAGTTGGGCATTACCGTTATTACATGAACGGATTACAAGTTTTGAAAACCCGATTCAAAAAGCTGCGGCACAACTAAAACTTGTTTGTGAAAATTTGCCAACACGTCCGATTAGCTTGTGGGATGCGGAATATGGCTGTGCAAGTTTTGTCAAACAAACTGCCGACATTGCCGCAGATAAATTAATGCGCGTGCGTTCTAACTGGAGTTTAGACTAA
- a CDS encoding HAD family hydrolase, whose protein sequence is MSLKAVLFDFNGVIINDEPIHLQLIDEILIEENLQPQKVSERQASLGRSDRACFQQLLANRGRVANENYLTQLLYRKAQAYTVELEKIEKLPLYSGVEDLIFQVRSRNLKLGLVSGAIRKEIELVLHRAKLAEHFKIIVAGDDITTSKPEPDGYLLAVKHLNKEYPELNLQPHECLAIEDTPAGIEAAKRSQMQVVGVANTYPFHMLQRCCNWTVDYLSDLELERVQKVYSQKEPQPSVTEC, encoded by the coding sequence ATGAGTTTAAAGGCAGTTCTCTTTGATTTTAATGGTGTGATCATTAACGATGAGCCAATCCATCTGCAACTGATAGATGAGATTCTCATTGAAGAAAATCTCCAACCCCAAAAAGTGAGTGAGCGTCAAGCTTCTTTGGGACGTAGCGATCGCGCTTGTTTTCAGCAATTACTCGCGAATCGTGGTAGAGTAGCCAACGAAAACTATTTAACTCAGTTGTTGTACCGCAAAGCCCAAGCTTATACGGTGGAACTAGAGAAAATAGAGAAACTGCCTTTATATTCAGGTGTAGAAGACTTAATATTTCAGGTGCGATCGCGGAATCTGAAATTAGGACTAGTCAGTGGCGCTATTCGCAAAGAAATAGAATTGGTACTCCACCGAGCTAAACTAGCCGAGCATTTTAAAATTATCGTAGCAGGTGATGACATCACCACCAGTAAACCAGAACCCGATGGTTATCTACTGGCAGTGAAACACCTAAATAAAGAATATCCGGAATTGAATCTTCAACCACACGAATGTCTGGCAATTGAAGATACTCCAGCTGGTATCGAGGCGGCGAAGCGATCGCAAATGCAAGTTGTTGGTGTAGCAAATACTTACCCATTCCACATGCTCCAACGCTGCTGCAACTGGACTGTTGATTATCTCAGTGATTTAGAACTCGAACGGGTGCAGAAGGTTTATTCTCAAAAAGAGCCTCAGCCATCGGTAACTGAGTGTTAG
- a CDS encoding class I SAM-dependent methyltransferase, giving the protein MTVRQDTIWERFLSPIVRLLIDEDGLRRYADSIDWEKECDRFQRDDVIIPAYYSSQNFHGVTGGYLNSSAAVTYDPITQYVLPPNESIVRQALIDAVKVKPRRILDLGCGTGSTTLMLKQAFWQAEVIGLDLSPYMLVRAEDKARNADLDIVWRHGNAEKTGLSDATFDLVTASLLFHETPDAVSLAILRESFRLLVTGGQVLILDGNQKTLRQLEWLNDVFEEPYIREYAASSIDANMGAAGFEAVRSQDVWWINQVTSGVKPIKTENIRRYAPTSIDNNDLEGLGSPAFGIMA; this is encoded by the coding sequence ATGACAGTGCGTCAAGATACAATCTGGGAACGTTTTTTATCCCCTATAGTGCGTCTTTTGATTGATGAAGACGGGTTACGGCGTTACGCTGATAGTATTGACTGGGAGAAAGAGTGCGATCGCTTCCAACGAGATGATGTGATAATTCCGGCGTACTACAGTAGTCAAAATTTTCATGGTGTTACAGGCGGATATCTCAATTCCAGTGCAGCAGTTACTTACGATCCGATTACCCAATATGTTCTGCCACCGAATGAAAGTATTGTCCGTCAGGCTTTAATTGATGCCGTCAAGGTGAAACCACGACGCATACTTGATTTAGGTTGCGGCACAGGTTCCACAACTTTAATGTTAAAACAGGCTTTCTGGCAAGCAGAAGTTATCGGTTTGGACTTATCACCCTATATGCTGGTAAGGGCAGAAGATAAAGCTAGAAATGCCGATTTAGATATAGTCTGGCGACATGGAAATGCGGAAAAAACGGGTTTGAGTGATGCAACATTTGACTTGGTGACGGCTTCTTTGCTATTCCACGAAACACCAGATGCGGTGTCACTAGCAATTTTGCGGGAAAGCTTCCGGTTGCTGGTAACTGGAGGGCAAGTATTGATTCTAGACGGCAATCAGAAGACTCTGCGTCAGCTAGAATGGCTCAATGATGTTTTTGAGGAGCCATATATTCGTGAATATGCAGCTAGTAGTATAGATGCGAATATGGGTGCAGCTGGATTTGAAGCAGTGCGATCGCAGGATGTATGGTGGATAAATCAGGTAACCAGCGGCGTTAAACCAATCAAAACCGAAAATATTCGGCGGTATGCTCCCACATCAATAGATAATAATGATTTGGAGGGACTTGGTTCTCCAGCGTTTGGCATAATGGCATGA
- a CDS encoding RtcB family protein — translation MPYEKLEITTPAPVLSWANHSLGPEETKMAKNVASLPFVFKHVALMPDVHLGKGALVGSVIATKEAIIPAAVGVDIGCGMSAIKTSFSAEQLEGKLKKIRLDIEAAIPTGFNENKDVEKSVSNWQHWDDFKDLHRGVQDLQGKAMKQMGSLGGGNHFIEVCLDTENQVWLMLHSGSRNIGNKLAQCHIHTARELAKMAGNKLPDPDLAHFVAGTPEFQAYWHDLQWSQNYARVNRDVMMARFKHIVEKHLVGGKATKPLLQVNCHHNYAEKEVHFDEDVYVTRKGAVRAQTEDYGIIPGSMGAKSFIVKGKGNAHSFCSCSHGAGRLMSRNKAKNVYTLDDLIEQTNGVECRKDEGVLDEIPGAYKPIEQVMANQADLVEVVATLKQVLCVKG, via the coding sequence ATGCCCTACGAAAAGTTAGAAATTACCACACCAGCACCCGTCTTATCTTGGGCAAATCACTCTTTGGGGCCAGAAGAAACCAAGATGGCCAAGAATGTGGCATCATTACCATTTGTATTTAAGCACGTGGCATTAATGCCAGATGTTCACTTAGGAAAAGGTGCTTTAGTGGGTTCTGTAATTGCAACCAAAGAGGCAATTATACCAGCGGCTGTCGGTGTGGATATTGGTTGCGGTATGAGCGCTATCAAAACATCATTTTCCGCCGAACAACTAGAAGGTAAATTGAAGAAAATTCGCCTGGATATTGAAGCAGCAATTCCAACTGGATTCAACGAAAATAAAGACGTTGAAAAATCCGTCAGCAATTGGCAACACTGGGATGATTTTAAAGACTTACATCGCGGCGTGCAAGACCTACAAGGTAAAGCAATGAAACAAATGGGTTCTCTGGGTGGAGGAAACCACTTTATAGAAGTATGCCTCGATACAGAGAATCAAGTTTGGCTGATGCTGCATTCTGGTTCGCGTAACATTGGTAATAAACTTGCCCAGTGTCATATTCACACAGCTAGAGAATTAGCAAAAATGGCAGGTAATAAATTGCCTGACCCAGATTTAGCTCATTTTGTCGCAGGTACGCCAGAATTCCAGGCATATTGGCACGATTTACAATGGTCACAAAACTATGCGCGTGTCAACCGCGATGTGATGATGGCGCGTTTTAAGCACATAGTTGAGAAGCATTTAGTCGGTGGGAAAGCAACTAAACCTTTATTGCAAGTTAATTGTCATCACAATTACGCCGAAAAAGAAGTGCATTTTGACGAGGATGTATATGTTACTCGTAAAGGTGCAGTCCGCGCCCAGACTGAAGATTATGGGATTATTCCTGGTTCGATGGGGGCGAAGTCTTTCATCGTTAAAGGTAAAGGTAATGCCCACAGCTTCTGTTCTTGTTCTCACGGTGCAGGGCGTTTGATGTCTAGAAATAAGGCAAAAAATGTCTACACACTTGATGATTTGATAGAGCAAACAAATGGCGTAGAATGTCGTAAAGATGAGGGTGTGTTAGATGAAATTCCTGGTGCTTATAAGCCGATTGAGCAAGTTATGGCAAATCAAGCAGATTTAGTTGAAGTTGTAGCAACACTCAAGCAAGTTCTTTGTGTTAAGGGATAA
- a CDS encoding class I SAM-dependent methyltransferase, translating to MQNSEYEQQYKKKVIDFFDSRNSYDNDYTIHRALPLLDLVQLQKGQKVLDMATGTGIIAIAVAQIIGSEGKVTGVDFSSGMLAQAQQKIEELGLQNIELIEADAEYINFNDESFDVILCSTAIVYFKDILAALRKWYGFLKPGGVVSFSCCSEQSCGAPLIMEICGKHDIFLTNINEPTGTPEKCHNLLVEAGFKDIEVKTQQLGFYRNLDQAREWNGGWFHPRENPLLQVSSGQMAELKAEYRQKIEAEATEQKSWYENLTFFVTCQKA from the coding sequence ATGCAAAATAGTGAATACGAACAGCAATATAAGAAAAAAGTAATTGATTTCTTTGATAGCAGAAATAGCTACGACAACGATTACACAATTCATCGCGCTCTACCTCTACTAGATTTAGTTCAACTGCAAAAGGGACAAAAAGTATTAGATATGGCAACTGGCACAGGTATCATTGCCATTGCTGTTGCACAAATTATCGGTTCTGAAGGAAAAGTAACTGGAGTAGATTTTTCTTCAGGTATGCTAGCTCAAGCACAACAGAAAATTGAAGAATTAGGTTTGCAAAATATCGAACTAATTGAAGCTGATGCCGAATACATAAATTTCAATGATGAAAGTTTTGATGTAATTCTTTGCTCTACAGCGATAGTGTATTTTAAAGATATTCTTGCTGCTCTACGTAAATGGTATGGTTTTCTCAAACCAGGGGGAGTTGTGAGTTTTTCTTGTTGCTCTGAGCAATCATGTGGAGCGCCACTCATAATGGAAATTTGTGGCAAACATGATATTTTTCTGACAAATATCAATGAGCCGACAGGCACTCCCGAAAAGTGTCATAATCTGCTTGTAGAAGCTGGTTTTAAAGATATTGAAGTCAAGACACAACAATTAGGTTTCTACCGCAATCTAGATCAAGCTAGAGAATGGAATGGAGGATGGTTTCATCCTAGAGAAAACCCATTGTTACAAGTTTCATCAGGGCAAATGGCAGAATTAAAAGCAGAGTATCGTCAAAAAATTGAAGCAGAGGCGACTGAGCAAAAATCTTGGTACGAAAATCTGACTTTTTTTGTAACTTGCCAAAAGGCGTGA
- a CDS encoding DUF4351 domain-containing protein yields the protein MTYDNTLKYLVEQYPEDFIRYLLVSEATDIQILKTELNQEPIRQFLRREDMRESAIYQEILQEGLQEGRQRGIEQGIEQGIEQGIEQGRQSELRLVMRLLTRRLGSINSQLQSRLQDLSLAQLEDLGEVLLDFASEDDLMNWLNRVQT from the coding sequence GTGACATACGACAACACTCTTAAATATCTGGTTGAGCAGTATCCAGAAGATTTTATCCGCTACTTACTTGTATCTGAAGCAACGGATATCCAGATTCTCAAAACAGAATTAAATCAAGAACCAATTCGTCAGTTTTTGAGGAGAGAAGATATGAGAGAATCTGCCATTTATCAAGAAATTCTCCAAGAGGGACTTCAAGAAGGGAGACAACGAGGCATTGAACAAGGCATTGAACAAGGCATTGAGCAAGGCATTGAGCAAGGAAGACAATCAGAACTGAGGCTAGTGATGCGTCTATTAACTCGTCGGCTCGGTTCAATTAATTCTCAATTACAATCTCGGTTGCAAGATTTGTCCCTGGCTCAGTTAGAAGACTTGGGTGAAGTACTACTAGATTTCGCCAGTGAAGATGATTTGATGAATTGGCTGAATAGAGTCCAAACTTAG
- a CDS encoding dihydrolipoamide acetyltransferase family protein: MSIHEVFMPALSSTMTEGKIVSWVKSPGDKVEKGETVVVVESDKADMDVETFYEGFLAHIIVEAGETAPVGSAIAFIAETEAEIEQAKSLANSGGIAASATSSPEPIPVTASAATPALASQNGSNHKEGRLVVSPRARKLAKELKVDLTTLQGSGPHGRIVAEDVEALSNKGKQPAPAPVAPPAPVPTSAPSAPPATRTPAPAPVAAVPGQTVPLTTFQNAVVRNMVATISVPVFRVGYTITTDGLDKLYKQIKSKGVTMTALLAKAVAVTLQKHPLLNASYSDQGIVYHSDINISVAVAMDDGGLITPVLQNADAVDIYSLSRTWKSLVERARAKQLQPQEYNSGTFTLSNLGMFGVDKFDAILPPGQGSILAIGASRPQVVATPDGLFGVRQQMQVNITSDHRIIYGAHAAAFLQDLAKLIETNPQSLTL; the protein is encoded by the coding sequence ATGAGCATTCACGAAGTATTTATGCCGGCTCTGAGTTCTACCATGACCGAAGGCAAAATCGTCTCCTGGGTGAAATCGCCAGGTGACAAAGTGGAAAAAGGCGAAACAGTGGTGGTTGTAGAGTCAGATAAGGCAGATATGGATGTAGAAACCTTCTATGAGGGATTTCTTGCCCATATCATAGTTGAAGCTGGTGAAACTGCCCCGGTAGGATCTGCGATCGCCTTCATAGCCGAAACGGAAGCTGAAATTGAACAGGCCAAATCTCTTGCCAATTCCGGCGGCATAGCTGCTAGTGCTACCTCATCCCCTGAACCAATCCCCGTCACAGCCTCAGCTGCAACACCTGCCTTAGCGTCTCAAAACGGGTCTAACCACAAAGAAGGGAGGCTTGTAGTTTCACCCCGTGCCCGCAAGTTAGCCAAAGAACTCAAAGTTGATTTAACTACACTCCAAGGTAGTGGCCCCCACGGTCGCATTGTCGCCGAGGATGTAGAAGCATTGTCCAATAAGGGCAAGCAACCCGCCCCTGCCCCAGTTGCCCCACCCGCACCTGTACCAACCAGTGCCCCATCTGCACCCCCAGCAACTCGCACACCAGCACCCGCACCGGTAGCGGCTGTTCCTGGTCAAACCGTGCCTCTAACTACCTTCCAAAATGCCGTAGTGCGGAACATGGTAGCCACCATATCCGTGCCCGTTTTCCGTGTCGGTTATACAATTACCACCGATGGATTAGACAAACTTTATAAACAAATTAAATCCAAAGGTGTGACAATGACAGCGCTACTGGCGAAAGCTGTAGCGGTAACATTGCAAAAACATCCACTTTTGAATGCCAGCTACTCAGACCAGGGTATTGTTTATCATTCTGATATCAACATTTCCGTAGCAGTAGCGATGGATGATGGCGGATTAATTACACCTGTGCTGCAAAATGCAGACGCAGTGGATATTTATTCTCTATCGCGTACTTGGAAGTCTTTGGTAGAACGTGCGAGAGCAAAACAATTACAGCCCCAAGAATATAACAGTGGTACTTTTACCCTGTCGAACTTGGGGATGTTTGGCGTAGACAAGTTTGATGCGATTTTGCCACCTGGGCAAGGTTCAATTTTAGCGATCGGGGCATCCCGTCCGCAAGTGGTAGCAACACCTGACGGTTTATTTGGCGTGCGGCAACAAATGCAAGTCAATATTACTTCTGACCACCGCATTATTTATGGTGCCCATGCTGCGGCGTTCTTGCAAGATTTAGCGAAATTGATTGAGACAAATCCTCAATCTTTGACACTGTAG
- a CDS encoding YlqD family protein yields the protein MDVSKSNLLLKRVVNVKVIVTPLWKEEVQQQLQTQINQLDQQLQQLDVEGQRAIAAIQKQSLQPPGPQTLQQIDNIQLQVNQKKSEFLEQKNQLLQNLQQVQFLQQDQEVNQFQMEGFFRVETGDNLISKMQVEIVLRDGVVEEIRGDI from the coding sequence ATGGATGTCTCCAAGTCTAATTTGCTTCTGAAACGCGTCGTCAACGTCAAAGTCATTGTGACTCCTCTCTGGAAAGAGGAAGTACAACAGCAGCTGCAAACGCAGATCAATCAACTTGATCAGCAATTGCAACAGCTAGACGTTGAAGGACAAAGAGCGATCGCGGCAATTCAAAAGCAGAGTCTGCAACCACCAGGCCCCCAGACCCTCCAACAAATTGACAATATTCAACTCCAAGTCAATCAAAAGAAAAGTGAATTTCTAGAGCAGAAAAATCAGTTGCTGCAAAACCTCCAGCAAGTGCAGTTTCTCCAGCAGGATCAGGAAGTTAACCAATTTCAAATGGAAGGCTTTTTCCGGGTAGAAACCGGTGATAACCTGATTAGCAAAATGCAGGTCGAAATCGTTCTGCGCGATGGCGTTGTAGAAGAAATTCGCGGCGACATTTAA
- a CDS encoding AMP-dependent synthetase/ligase — MSKTQTASSFLSNISERERQALKRVVDYTNVESLPEIWPLAAQQFGNIVALHNPHAKPEVVITYTQLAEQMRLFAAGLQALGVKVGDRISLIADNSPRWFIADQGIMTAGGVDAVRSSQAEKEELLFIIANSGSTAIVVEDLKTLKKLQDRLNDLPIQVVILLSDEAPPTGETLKVLNFSQLIEIGVNHNFVPVKPNRDALATLIYTSGTTGKPKGVMLSYNNLMHQVITFGTVLQPNAGDMVLSILPSWHSYERTVEYYLLSQGCTQVYTNLRSVKGDLRQFKPNYMVGVPRLWESIYEGVQKQFREQPAKKQRLIKFLLGMSEKYIRAQRVAQGLDLNNLHASGIERLAARIIAAALLPLHALGERLVYAKVREATGGRVKQMISGGGALPRHIDNFFEIIGVQILQGYGLTETSPVTHVRRPWRNLIGASGLPLPATEAKIVDPETKAPLPIEKRGLVLLKGPQIMQGYYQNPQATAKAIDAEGWFDSGDLGWLTPQDDLVLTGRAKDTIVLTNGENIEPQPIEDACLRSPYIDQIMLVGQDQRSLGALIVPNIEALEKWAVSQNLILDTPNDQVTSSDSQKIDFESRMIQDLFRQELNREVQNRPGYRPDDRIGAFKLILEPFSIENGLMTQTLKVRRHVVTERYRDIIDGMFA; from the coding sequence ATGTCAAAAACCCAAACCGCGTCTTCTTTTTTATCTAACATTAGTGAACGAGAACGCCAAGCATTAAAGCGGGTGGTAGATTACACAAATGTGGAATCGCTGCCAGAAATTTGGCCTTTGGCAGCTCAACAATTTGGTAATATTGTCGCCCTTCACAACCCTCATGCTAAACCAGAAGTAGTGATTACTTATACCCAGCTAGCAGAGCAAATGCGACTATTTGCTGCTGGGTTACAAGCGTTGGGAGTAAAAGTAGGCGATCGCATTTCCTTAATTGCTGACAACAGTCCTCGCTGGTTTATTGCCGATCAAGGCATAATGACCGCTGGAGGAGTTGATGCAGTGCGTAGCTCCCAAGCGGAAAAGGAAGAACTGTTGTTTATCATTGCTAATAGCGGCAGTACAGCGATCGTAGTTGAGGATTTAAAAACACTTAAAAAACTACAAGACCGCCTCAACGATTTACCAATTCAAGTGGTCATCTTACTTTCCGATGAAGCACCACCTACAGGCGAAACCCTAAAAGTACTGAACTTTTCTCAGTTGATCGAAATTGGGGTAAATCATAATTTCGTGCCAGTCAAGCCAAATCGTGACGCCCTAGCAACACTAATTTACACCTCCGGAACTACGGGTAAACCCAAGGGTGTAATGCTGTCTTATAACAACTTGATGCACCAAGTGATAACTTTTGGGACAGTATTGCAACCAAACGCGGGTGATATGGTTCTTAGTATCCTGCCTTCGTGGCACAGCTATGAACGAACTGTTGAATATTACCTACTATCTCAAGGTTGCACACAAGTTTATACCAATTTGCGCTCCGTAAAAGGGGATTTGAGACAATTTAAACCCAACTACATGGTCGGTGTACCCCGCTTATGGGAATCGATTTATGAAGGAGTGCAAAAGCAGTTCCGCGAACAACCAGCCAAAAAGCAACGCCTAATTAAATTTTTATTGGGCATGAGCGAAAAATATATTAGAGCGCAGCGAGTTGCTCAGGGATTGGATTTAAATAATCTTCATGCTTCAGGCATCGAACGATTAGCAGCTAGGATAATCGCAGCGGCTTTATTACCCCTCCATGCCTTGGGAGAACGACTGGTTTATGCCAAGGTGCGGGAAGCCACAGGAGGACGAGTTAAGCAGATGATTAGCGGCGGCGGTGCGCTTCCTAGACATATAGATAACTTCTTTGAAATTATTGGTGTGCAGATTTTGCAAGGCTATGGCTTGACAGAAACCTCTCCTGTTACCCATGTGCGGCGTCCTTGGCGAAATTTGATTGGCGCATCAGGACTACCACTCCCCGCTACAGAAGCTAAAATCGTCGATCCTGAGACAAAAGCACCTTTGCCAATAGAAAAGCGAGGCTTGGTATTGTTGAAGGGGCCGCAGATTATGCAAGGCTATTACCAAAATCCGCAAGCGACAGCGAAAGCAATTGATGCTGAAGGTTGGTTTGACAGCGGCGATTTGGGTTGGCTGACACCACAAGACGACTTGGTGCTGACTGGCAGAGCAAAGGATACGATTGTATTGACTAACGGGGAAAACATCGAGCCACAGCCGATCGAAGATGCGTGTTTGCGATCGCCATACATCGATCAAATTATGCTCGTCGGCCAAGATCAGCGCAGCCTGGGAGCCTTAATTGTCCCCAATATCGAAGCCTTAGAAAAATGGGCAGTAAGTCAGAATTTGATACTGGATACGCCCAATGATCAGGTAACTTCCTCAGATAGTCAAAAAATTGACTTCGAGAGTAGAATGATCCAGGATTTATTTCGCCAAGAATTGAATCGGGAAGTCCAAAATCGTCCAGGCTATCGACCGGATGACCGCATCGGAGCGTTTAAACTCATCCTGGAACCGTTTTCCATCGAAAATGGCTTGATGACACAAACACTGAAAGTTCGCCGACATGTCGTCACGGAACGCTATCGCGATATTATTGACGGCATGTTTGCCTGA
- the ureE gene encoding urease accessory protein UreE, which yields MLTFTQLKPPNHDAAVTFTLALTAEERTRSRHRFETEDGKVIFLHLPRGTVLHDGDILQEETHSSLIRIAAKPELVLTAFAQTPLLLRAAYHLGNRHVPVEITPTYLRLSSDSVLRTMLEQLGLEVKEEILPFQPELGAYGQHHHAH from the coding sequence ATGCTGACATTTACCCAACTTAAACCACCTAATCACGATGCCGCAGTTACTTTTACTCTGGCGCTGACAGCAGAAGAACGCACTCGCAGTCGTCATCGCTTTGAAACTGAAGATGGTAAAGTTATATTTTTACATTTACCCAGAGGAACTGTTTTACACGATGGCGATATTCTGCAAGAAGAAACCCATAGCAGTTTAATCAGAATTGCTGCTAAACCAGAACTAGTACTGACTGCTTTTGCCCAAACACCACTTTTATTACGGGCGGCATACCATCTAGGAAATCGTCATGTACCTGTAGAAATTACTCCAACTTATTTACGCTTGTCTTCAGACTCAGTTTTACGCACAATGTTGGAACAATTAGGGTTAGAAGTTAAAGAGGAAATTTTACCATTTCAGCCAGAATTAGGAGCTTATGGACAACACCATCATGCTCACTGA